In one Dermacentor albipictus isolate Rhodes 1998 colony unplaced genomic scaffold, USDA_Dalb.pri_finalv2 scaffold_11, whole genome shotgun sequence genomic region, the following are encoded:
- the LOC139051252 gene encoding uncharacterized protein yields the protein MPVNCCVPLCTQFGGFDKSGEKVSYHRFPRDQDIYKKWIAAIRRDEGPLFTVSKATRVCSLHFLKSDFVANVANGYRHLHQSAVPSIFLFKQPKPSRKPPAQRAPLQKVALSKRKCNGNVQGLFTTGQKVDTCIDNRADDKENSADGCNKNTFSEGTDVFNVEDTGSTSLPDKPQQSPEEPASGSICACRENISALEQELAASKASGADTEAENHHLKLQVSSLRKTIADLENKLAASKATEAENQRLKLQIKAQNNELKLLRTELVTAQKNIEKLEELPPFGIQRFKDNNDDIEFYTGLPSYKHFCALMHLLDFGENGENIARKRTRSGLRNVECSGRRHKIGMENQLFLVLVKLRVGLFHRHIGHLFNVSISTVSRIFSTVLDYIYLQVTEMTTWISRQAIDAAMPSAFKEKYPSTRVILDATEIRCDVPTSFVTQSQVYSSYKSTHTFKALVGISPHGVLTFVSELFTGCTSDRECVEKSGFLDLKFDTGDSVMADKGFKIKDLLQSKKVMLNIPPFLMHGQFTAAEVEETQEIAAIRIHVERKIKKIKGYHIFDRSIPISLVPLANQMWAVCAFLTNFQPSLLKEDTN from the exons ATGCCAGTTAACTGCTGTGTGCCACTGTGCACGCAGTTTGGTGGCTTTGACAAGTCTGGAGAAAAG GTGTCATACCACAGATTCCCAAGAGACCAGGACATATACAAAAAGTGGATTGCAGCCATCAGGCGAGATGAAGGCCCACTCTTCACAGTTTCGAAGGCCACCAGGGTCTGCTCTCTCCACTTTCTTAAGAGTGACTTTGTTGCTAATGTTGCTAATGGTTACCGACACTTACACCAGTCTGCTGTGCCATCCATATTTTTATTCAAGCAGCCAAAGCCATCGAGGAAACCACCAGCTCAACGGGCACCACTTCAGAAAGTTGCATTATCAAAAAGGAAGTGTAATGGTAATGTTCAAGGGCTTTTCACTACAGGACAAAAGGTAGACACCTGTATCGATAACCGAGCAGATGACAAGGAAAACTCAGCAGATGGATGCAACAAAAATACATTCAGTGAAGGCACTGACGTCTTCAATGTTGAAGATACGGGCTCCACTTCGCTTCCTGACAAACCGCAACAGTCACCAGAAGAACCAGCCTCTGGAAGTATTTGTGCATGCAGAGAAAATATTTCTGCCCTAGAGCAGGAGCTGGCTGCAAGCAAAGCAAGCGGAGCAGACACAGAAGCTGAAAATCATCACCTGAAGCTGCAAGTAAGCTCTTTAAGAAAAACTATTGCTGACCTAGAAAATAAACTTGCTGCAAGCAAAGCAACCGAAGCAGAAAATCAGCGCCTGAAGCTGCAAATAAAGGCACAAAATAATGAATTAAAGCTGCTTCGCACAGAGCTTGTCACTGCACAGAAAAATATTGAGAAGCTGGAAGAATTGCCTCCATTTGGAATTCAAAGATTCAAGGACAACAATGATGACATTGAGTTTTACACTGGACTGCCCAGCTATAAGCACTTCTGTGCTCTCATGCATCTCCTTGATTTTGGGGAAAATGGAGAAAACATTGCACGCAAGCGTACGAGGAGCGGGCTAAGAAATGTTGAGTGTAGTGGTCGGCGACACAAGATTGGTATGGAGAATCAGCTCTTTCTTGTGCTTGTTAAACTTCGAGTTGGCTTATTTCACAGACACATCGGCCACTTGTTCAACGTCTCCATCAGCACAGTGTCAAGAATTTTTTCCACAGTGCTTGACTATATTTATTTGCAGGTAACAGAAATGACAACATGGATATCACGACAAGCTATTGATGCTGCCATGCCATCTGCTTTCAAGGAAAAATATCCATCAACGCGTGTCATCTTGGATGCCACTGAGATTAGATGTGATGTGCCAACATCTTTCGTCACGCAATCACAAGTCTATTCCTCGTACAAGTCTACCCATACGTTCAAAGCACTCGTAGGCATATCCCCTCATGGAGTACTGACTTTTGTTTCCGAACTATTTACTGGGTGTACGTCTGACAGAGAGTGTGTGGAGAAGAGTGGATTTTTAGACCTGAAGTTTGACACAGGTGACTCAGTCATGGCTGACAAGGGATTTAAAATAAAAGACCTGCTACAAAGCAAGAAAGTTATGCTGAACATTCCACCCTTCCTCATGCATGGGCAATTTACTGCCGCCGAAGTGGAGGAGACTCAAGAAATTGCAGCTATCAGGATACATGTGGAGAGGAAGATCAAGAAAATCAAGGGATATCACATTTTTGACCGGTCGATTCCAATCTCCCTTGTACCCTTAGcgaatcagatgtgggccgtgtGTGCCTTCCTTACAAACTTCCAGCCATCACTTCTAAAAGAAGACACAAACTGA